From Topomyia yanbarensis strain Yona2022 chromosome 1, ASM3024719v1, whole genome shotgun sequence, one genomic window encodes:
- the LOC131692189 gene encoding protein-tyrosine sulfotransferase — protein sequence MRLLMRQRKILLGLGLVCFLLLLFFKGTDLGGRCLQSAYGGRSSPGSSGEMVRGVDSEQDGHGKSYQYHRNMPLIFIGGVPRSGTTLMRAMLDAHPEVRCGQETRVIPRILQLRSHWMKSEKESVRLVEAGITKEVLNSAIAQFCLEIIAKHGDPAPRLCNKDPLTLKMGSYVIELFPEAKFLFMVRDGRATVHSIISRKVTITGFDLTNYRQCMTKWNQAIQTMHDQCKEIGKDRCMIVYYEQLVLHPEEWMRKILRYLEIPWNSSVLHHEEYINKENGVALSKVERSSDQVIKPVNLEALSKWVGQIPEDVVRDMAEIAPMLSVLGYDPYSNPPDYGKPDSFVQENTYKVRANPQMWEHKVKELLNRDANPPNANQINNNNNNNEDEDDYGNNRERKT from the exons ATGCGCCTTCTGATGCGTCAGCGCAAGATACTGCTCGGTTTGGGCCTAGTCTGCTTTCTGCTGTTACTGTTCTTCAAAGGTACCGATCTGGGCGGGCGATGCCTGCAGAGCGCGTACGGTGGACGGTCTTCCCCTGGCAGCAGCGGAGAAATGGTACGCGGTGTGGACAGTGAACAGGATGGTCACGGCAAAAGTTACCAGTATCATAGGAATATGCCGCTGATATTCATCGGCGGGGTGCCCCGGTCGGGGACGACGCTGATGCGGGCGATGCTGGATGCACATCCGGAAGTGAG ATGTGGTCAGGAGACACGTGTCATTCCCCGCATCCTGCAGCTCCGCTCGCACTGGATGAAATCGGAAAAGGAATCGGTGCGGCTGGTCGAGGCCGGCATCACCAAGGAGGTGCTGAACAGTGCCATCGCCCAGTTTTGTCTGGAGATTATCGCCAAGCACGGCGATCCGGCTCCACGGTTGTGCAACAAGGATCCACTCACGCTCAAGATGGGTTCGTACGTGATTGAGCTGTTCCCGGAG GCAAAGTTCCTATTCATGGTCCGAGACGGTCGGGCGACGGTGCATTCCATCATCTCGCGGAAGGTTACCATCACCGGGTTCGATCTGACCAACTACCGGCAGTGCATGACCAAGTGGAACCAGGCGATCCAGACGATGCACGATCAGTGCAAGGAGATCGGCAAAGACCGCTGTATGATTGTGTACTACGAACAGCTGGTGCTGCATCCCGAGGAATGGATGCGGAAGATTTTACGCTACCTGGAGATCCCCTGGAACAGTTCGGTACTGCACCACGAAGAGTACATCAACAAGGAGAACGGGGTAGCGCTGTCCAA GGTGGAACGATCATCGGATCAGGTGATAAAACCGGTTAATCTGGAGGCTCTGTCGAAGTGGGTTGGGCAAATACCGGAGGACGTGGTGCGAGATATGGCCGAAATAGCACCGATGCTGTCGGTGTTGGGTTACGATCCGTACTCGAATCCACCGGACTATGGTAAACCGGATTCGTTCGTGCAGGAGAATACTTATAAG GTCCGCGCAAACCCACAGATGTGGGAGCACAAAGTAAAGGAACTACTTAATCGCGACGCGAACCCACCGAATGCGAACCaaatcaacaacaacaataac
- the LOC131676231 gene encoding jerky protein homolog-like, which yields MDIPSGSKQKQDFENGGGTHESLDRKYGVGSSSVTRFLQHKDELRAKLVVYREHGIQSRRTLKEQHLPLMEESLYLWILQQREANIIVTSEALRVKGELLLHEIQKHGYYVGQNFAFSDGWVRRFRNRFGLHVKRVAGEKASADIGAYLKFMEILMTRIVESDLKKCQIYNADESAIFAKLLASRSVVLANETKASGRKLNKMRYTFMPCCNADGSNKLKLMFIGSAAKPRSLATKELLPVSYYNSKKAWMTRELFRTWFYREFVPTVREFSKEFNLEPKALLVLDSCTAHYDGGDDLKSDDGLIAVIYLPPNVTSEYQPMDQAVINAIKLRYKRKLMLKLVLEDEDLKFEDRLKKISLQQSIDWLSTAWNEISTSTIENSWKKLITHFPKSDWSSVDAGESDNGDDLKALITAVDALAGTTTSSEEIESWIVDHVYDYDKKSGMAHECSVHRSRNSQFGARIKRFTLYRFLQV from the exons ATGGATATTCCGTCTGGATCCAAACAGAAAC aggattttgaaaatggcggtGGCACACACGAATCGCTTGATAGAAAATATGGTGTAGGATCGTCCTCTGTAACTCGATTCTTGCAGCACAAGGATGAATTGCGAGCCAAACTAGTTGTTTATAGAGAACACGGTATCCAAAGTCGAAGAACGTTGAAGGAGCAGCATTTACCTCTAATGGAAGAATCTCTTTATTTATGGATTCTCCAGCAGAGGGAAGCCAATATTATTGTTACGTCAGAAGCACTACGGGTGAAGGGAGAATTGTTGTTGCATGAGATTCAGAAACACGGGTATTACGTGGGGCAGAATTTTGCATTTTCGGATGGATGGGTACGACGTTTTAGAAACCGTTTTGGATTGCATGTAAAGCGTGTAGCCGGAGAAAAAGCTTCCGCGGATATAGGCGCATACTTGAAGTTTATGGAGATTTTGATGACGAGAATTGTCGAATCGGACTTGAAAAAGTGCCAAATATACAACGCTGATGAATCTGCTATTTTTGCAAAGTTGCTAGCATCACGAAGTGTAGTCCTTGCAAACGAGACAAAGGCATCTGGGCGTAAATTAAACAAGATGCGCTATACATTCATGCCATGTTGTAATGCCGATGGCTCAAATAAACTtaaattgatgtttatcggaTCCGCGGCCAAACCACGCTCGCTTGCTACCAAGGAACTTCTACCCGTATCATATTATAATTCCAAGAAAGCTTGGATGACGCGAGAGCTTTTTCGAACATGGTTCTATCGCGAATTCGTACCAACGGTAAGGGAGTTCTCCAAGGAATTTAATTTAGAGCCCAAGGCGTTACTGGTGCTTGATAGTTGCACAGCACATTACGACGGAGGAGACGATTTGAAATCGGATGATGGATTAATTGCG GTAATTTATCTACCACCAAACGTTACTTCCGAGTATCAGCCTATGGACCAGGCAGTGATTAACGCTATAAAATTGAGATACAAACGAAAGCTTATGCTTAAATTAGTACTGGAAGAtgaggatctcaagttcgaagaCCGACTTAAAAAAATCTCACTACAGCAGAGTATTGATTGGTTGTCAACCGCGTGGAATGAAATCAGTACTTCTACAATTGAAAACTCGTGGAAGAAACTAATCACTCATTTTCCTAAAAGCGATTGGAGTTCAGTGGATGCTGGTGAGTCCGACAATGGAGATGACTTAAAAGCTCTGATCACGGCAGTAGATGCTCTGGCTGGCACCACTACGTCCAGTGAAGAGATCGAATCATGGATAGTCGACCATGTTTACGATTATGATAAAAAATCCGGCATGGCTCACGAGTGCAGTGTTCACCGATCAAGAAATAGTCAATTCGGTGCTAGGATTAAACGATTCACACTCTATAGATTCTTGCAAGTGTAG